GTCTTACACTAATCGTATGATGGGAAAAGGAAGCAGCCATTAATATCTTCTGCTGGTTTTCGAAGGAAGCAATGTGGCACCTTTTATGGTGGACTCCTGTACGAACTTCACGACCATTTGGTATAGTTTGTGCGCACTTCCGATCCGCATCACATCAGATCTACCCAAAGTCGTTAgtgtacaaaaaaatataatataatttctcCTTTGTGCTACCaatattcttttcaattttcttcaaaattaccTCTGCCTTCATTCCACCGTTGTCCGAAAATCTTCGTCCCCATAACtcctttttaaattaaaatgtacGAATAAAAcacttaatttgaaaaatttgtccTTTTCCAGCATTTTGGAGTGTTGGAGCTTCAACGACTTATGTCTTTGGAGGCCTCATGTTACTTATCCCCGCCATACTGCTTAATCGTTTGCAAACGTCATAGTGACTATGCAAAGTAACCCGAATAAGTGCAACTCGAATCACATTCCTGAAGGTATTACCTGCTCAAGTATCGTCGTATTGCAACATACAAGTATTTTTGATAATCTACTTATTTTTAGTAACTTATGTAAATACAAGTATTTagaatttaatgaaataaaaaagatCCAGTGTTACAAGCATTTTGTTATCaacattttgtatattttttgtatgattatatattatataaataaataaattattattatcagtgCTAAATATCTTTGGCTAAAATTTTTCTTGTCGGCAAATGAACATTGTCCATTTTCTGTATGTAGGTTATTGCGACATGTACATCGTCCGTCTATGCAATCCAGCTCCCCAAATGGTAAGCAGTTCTCGGTGGCCTCACATATCCCACCGGCTGGAACGCTCACCCAACATTTCTGCAAAGTAAATAATCTTTATTCCTATATCCTTATCTGAACAAGTCTAATCTATATGCATACAAAATTGTGTTGATGGTAGCCTTGTTTGCAACCACATGTATAGTTCGCATCACACACTGAATAGGGAATACGCTCTGTGCATTGGTGATCTTCTTCACATTCATCTTGTAGATGTTCAGCCACTGCAAATAAAAAGgccaaaattattgaaaaaataattgtttCTTGAATCGTACAACCTTTAAGGCACTTGTTCCCAGCTTTATTGATTGTGTGGCTTATTTTACAGCGGCAAATGTCAAGGCATCGTGTATTGAAGTCGGTACATTCTTCATCAATAGAACATTCCTGACCCAAGTCGACGTTTCTAATGCACTGGGTAAAATCACGATTTGCATGCTTTCCATAAGGGCATTGGCATACACCTGATCTGCACACAGCCTCGTCAATAATACAATTATTCTTAA
The DNA window shown above is from Hermetia illucens chromosome 5, iHerIll2.2.curated.20191125, whole genome shotgun sequence and carries:
- the LOC119656579 gene encoding prion-like-(Q/N-rich) domain-bearing protein 25 isoform X2, coding for MNAYCERSNPPSTGICLCHKGYIIISENGHRECFKAAATINDVCTYNEQCMITLSTESECLNNRCQCKEGTHYVQRENSCYKTSKIGDFCRLKNNCIIDEAVCRSGVCQCPYGKHANRDFTQCIRNVDLGQECSIDEECTDFNTRCLDICRCKISHTINKAGNKCLKVAEHLQDECEEDHQCTERIPYSVCDANYTCGCKQGYHQHNFKCWVSVPAGGICEATENCLPFGELDCIDGRCTCRNNLHTENGQCSFADKKNFSQRYLALIIIIYLFI
- the LOC119656579 gene encoding prion-like-(Q/N-rich) domain-bearing protein 25 isoform X1 — encoded protein: MCNKVRTRTAVGSLCSSNPAIMLATSVALASVVSLCLAGPQGHELSRRRTSNVCDDNSDCPMNAYCERSNPPSTGICLCHKGYIIISENGHRECFKAAATINDVCTYNEQCMITLSTESECLNNRCQCKEGTHYVQRENSCYKTSKIGDFCRLKNNCIIDEAVCRSGVCQCPYGKHANRDFTQCIRNVDLGQECSIDEECTDFNTRCLDICRCKISHTINKAGNKCLKVAEHLQDECEEDHQCTERIPYSVCDANYTCGCKQGYHQHNFKCWVSVPAGGICEATENCLPFGELDCIDGRCTCRNNLHTENGQCSFADKKNFSQRYLALIIIIYLFI